TATGTCTGGTGATCTTGTTCGAATTGAATATAACTTAACGTTAAATTTAAAATAGAATCATTTATTTCGTTCATCATATGTGATGCTTGTAAGATTGAAGCACAGTCAATATGTTCTATTTCAGATAGTTCGACTATACGTCTATAAATCTCTTTATAAGCCTTTTCGTATAGACGAGATACATCTGCTTCAGTAATATTTGGAAATTGTTTACGTATGTCATGAATATATTTGCCTGGTACAGTAACCAAAATATCAACACCTTTATTTTTTATAGTGAGAAACATTCTCAATTATAAAATGTTTGAGTATTTTGTCAATGAAAAGCATAAAAAATAATTAATTATAATAAATTAAATATAAAAAGTGACTATGTGAGATTGTGATCCTGAGATATCGTGCGATTGGGTATGAAACGCACGAAGAGTTAGGGGGTGTAGCCGAGATATCGTGCGATTAGGTGTTAAACGCACGAAGAGTTAGGGGGTGTAGCCGAGATATCGTGCGATTAGGTATGAAACGCACGAAGAGTTAGGGGGTGTAGCCGAGATATCGTGCGATTAGGTGTGAATCGCACGAAGACTTTGGGGTAGATGCCGAGATATCGTGCGATTAGGTATGAAACGCATGAAGAGTTAAGGGTTAGAGCCGAGATATCGTGCGATCCGGGGTCAATCGCACGATATCTCCTATAACAAACAACACAAGTAGGACTGAGACAATGTGTCCCAGTCCTGTTCACTTTATTATGATAGATTTTTTAAGCGTGAGGTTCTTGTTTATTATCGTCATGAATAATAAATGTTGTTGCCAATTGAGATTCTAGTCTGCTTAAAACTTCTTTTAGCTTCTCAATCTCTTCAGTCAAATTATATTCGTTGGCAGAAATTTTTTGATTAATCACTTGTGAGATATACAATAAATCATCACTGATATCTTCATAGCAGTTAATTCTACACTTCTCGACCATAATGTTTACCTCTTCCTGTTTTAATTGGTTATTTTCAAAGTTATCATTTTTAGAATTTTAACAAAAAATAATTTTAGTATCTTGAATAATATACATTAATAGTAATTTGTATTTCAAACAAATTACTATTAATTAAAAAAAGGATACGAATTTGATTATAGTCATTTGGAGTAATTTTTTCAATATTTTGCTTATTTTGTATGTTTATGAAGTAATTAACAAAAAAGCGAGGTGATGAAATCTGTTGTAGAGATTTCATCACCTCGCTTTTATAGGGGATTAATTATTCAATTAATAAGACAGTTTTTATTCAGATTGCTTTGCTCTTATGGTGTTTAATAATAACTTAGCGTGTATATTAAACTCATTTTTGACTTCTTTTTGAGTGGCTTCAGATTGTATAAAGGCTCTACGATAAAGCCAACCATTAATAAACATCCTAATCAATAATACGAATTCATCTTTATTTATATTAAGTTTATGGTGTGCATGTATTTCATCTAATTTATATGTAAGTGTAGTTGATAATTTATCATTGTACTGCTCAATATCCTTTATAAAATTTGAAGGTGCAAAAGATAATTGAACATAGAATTTCACTAAGCAAGCAGATTCAAAAATATACATTTTGAAAAATGATAAAAGTTCTTCACTTAAATTTTGGGATCGAATATCGATGTTTTCAATGATATTTATTCCATCGTTCATACACTTTTCTAAACATAATCCATAAAGATCATCTTTACTGTTTATATAGTTATATAAACTAGCCTTCTTGACTCCTAAATCATTGGCAATACTATTTAGTGATGTTCCATGGTAACCTTTGTCTGAAAAGGTTTGCATACTTATATTAATAAGCCTTTCAGATGTGCTGTTCACTTCTATTGCCTCCTTTGTTTCATATGAATAACTATACATTATATTTCCCTAGAAATCACTTAAAAAACTGATTAAATTTAACACTTTAAATTGAGACCATTGCCTTTAATTTGAAAAGTGATATAATAACTAACAAACTACCGTTCGTTAGTTAAAAGTTAGGAGGATTTATGGATATCATATTACTGTTTTTTATTATTTATCCAATCATGATGTCAATATTTTGGATAATAGGGACGTTGATTTATTATGTTCTGATTGAAAGTAAAATGAAGGCGAAGGACATTAATTATCATCCCACTGAAGGTATTTCGTTCATCATTGCATGTTATAACGAAGCAGAAACGATTGCTGATACTATCAAGAATTTGCATGGATTATCATTTCCTATCAAGGAAATCATAGCGGTGAATGATGGTAGCTCAGACGATACGAAAGGCGAGCTACTAAAATTAAAACAAAAATATAACATTACATTTATCAATTTAGAACAGAACAAAGGTAAGGCAAATGCTTTAAACATTGCAGCACAATCTGCGAAATACCCTTATTTAATGTGCGTTGATGCAGATACGATTATTGACGACGATGCACCATATTATATGATTGAAAGTTTAATTAATGACCCTTCAATTGGTGCAGTTACTGGTAATCCTAGAATTAGAAATAAATCTACTTTATTAAGTAAAATTCAAACGATCGAGTATGCAAGTTTAATTGGAAGTATTAAACGCGCACAAACTATTAATGGATTTGTAAATACGATTTCTGGGGTCTTTTCATTATTTAATAAAAAGGCACTCGAAGAAAATGACTATTGGGATACCGATATGATTACAGAAGATATTGCGGTGTCTTGGAAGTTTCACTTATCAGGATACAAAATTAAATATGAACCGAGAGCACTATGTTGGATGCTTGTTCCGGAAACATTTAAAGGACTTTGGAAACAGCGTGTCAGATGGTCGCAAGGTGGACATGAAGTAATATTAAGAGATTTTAAGAAAATGCTCAAAGTACGAAACATATCGTTATGGATATTATATCTTGAGCAAGTGCTATCAGTGGTGTGGGTGTACGGCATCATTATTATGCTGATTTATACAATCATGCAATTAAATTTATTGGATTTTTACTATTACAACTATAAGTTAACGATCTTTCTTTTATCAGCATTCTTATTAACGTTTGTAAATATCATTCAATTTACACTTTCTTTAATTATAGATAGCAGATATGAGTTTAAAAATAACTGGTTTGTTGTTTTCTTGAGTTGGTATCCGACATTTTACTGGTTAATCAACGCATTAG
The Mammaliicoccus sp. Dog046 genome window above contains:
- a CDS encoding TetR/AcrR family transcriptional regulator, which translates into the protein MNSTSERLINISMQTFSDKGYHGTSLNSIANDLGVKKASLYNYINSKDDLYGLCLEKCMNDGINIIENIDIRSQNLSEELLSFFKMYIFESACLVKFYVQLSFAPSNFIKDIEQYNDKLSTTLTYKLDEIHAHHKLNINKDEFVLLIRMFINGWLYRRAFIQSEATQKEVKNEFNIHAKLLLNTIRAKQSE
- the pgaC gene encoding poly-beta-1,6-N-acetyl-D-glucosamine synthase is translated as MDIILLFFIIYPIMMSIFWIIGTLIYYVLIESKMKAKDINYHPTEGISFIIACYNEAETIADTIKNLHGLSFPIKEIIAVNDGSSDDTKGELLKLKQKYNITFINLEQNKGKANALNIAAQSAKYPYLMCVDADTIIDDDAPYYMIESLINDPSIGAVTGNPRIRNKSTLLSKIQTIEYASLIGSIKRAQTINGFVNTISGVFSLFNKKALEENDYWDTDMITEDIAVSWKFHLSGYKIKYEPRALCWMLVPETFKGLWKQRVRWSQGGHEVILRDFKKMLKVRNISLWILYLEQVLSVVWVYGIIIMLIYTIMQLNLLDFYYYNYKLTIFLLSAFLLTFVNIIQFTLSLIIDSRYEFKNNWFVVFLSWYPTFYWLINALVVVVAFPKALKRKKGEFATWTSPDRGDLTE